The region ATGGATCACGCTGCCATGGGCCACGGCGCGCACGGCGGCCTCACGCATCCCGCCAGCGAGACCGGCAACCCGATGGTGGACATGCAGACCATGATGCCGGCGCCGAAGCTGGATGACCCCGGCATCGGCCTGCGCGACAACGGCCGCCGCGTGCTCACCTACGCCGACCTCAAGAGCCTGTTCGACGATCCGGACGGCCGCACGCCGGGCCGCACCGTCACGCTGCACCTGACCGGGCACATGGAGCGCTACGTGTGGTCCTTCGACGGCATCAAGTTCGCCGATGCCGAGCCGCTGCGCTTCAGCTACGGCGAGCGGCTGCGCGTCGAGCTGGTCAACGACACCATGATGGAACATCCCATCCACCTGCACGGCATGTGGAGCGACCTCGAGGACGAGCACGGCCGCTTCAAGGTGCGCAAGCACACCGTCAACATGCCGCCGGGCACACGGCGCAGCTTCCGCGTGACGGCGGACGCGCTCGGGCGCTGGGCCTTCCACTGCCATCTGCTGTACCACATGGAGGCGGGCATGTTCCGCGAGGTGCGGGTGGATGAGGGCGGCGCGACATGACCGGGCCGCAAATGCTGCGCTTCGCGTTGGCCCTCGGCCTGTCGGCGGCCGTCATGCCCGCGGGGGCCGCCGAGGACACCCATCACGGGCATCACGGTCACGAGCCGCCCGCAACCGCGGCGCCGGCGCAGCAAGCGCCGGTGCCGCAGATCCCCGCGCCCACCGACGCCGAGCGCGCCGCGGCCTTTCCGGATCTTGACGGCATGGAGCATGCCCACGGCATGGACACGCCGGACATGCTCTACCTGCTGCTCGACCAGTTCGAGTGGGTGGACGCCGATCACGGCGGCGCGCTGCGCTGGGAGGCGATCGGCTGGTGGGGCAATGACGAGCGGCGGCTGTGGCTGCGCACCGAAGGCGAGCGCGCGGACGGCGAAACCGGGCGCGCCGAGCTGCAACTGCTGTTCGGCCGCCCGCTGGCGCGCTGGTGGGACCTGCTCACCGGCCTGCGCCATGACACCGAGCCCGGCCCCTCGCAGACCTGGCTGGTGCTCGGCGTGCAGGGCCTGGCGCCCTACTGGTTCGAGACCGAGGCCACGCTGTTCGTCGGCGAAAGCGGCCAGAGCAGCCTGCGGCTGGAAGTCGAGTATGAGTTGCTGCTGACCAACCGGCTGATCCTGCAGCCGTTGCTGGAGATCAATGCCTACGGCGAGGACGACCCGGCGCGTGGCCTCGGCTCGGGCCTGGCCAGCACCGAGGCGGGCCTGCGCCTGCGTTACGAGATCCGCCGCGAGATCGCACCCTACCTCGGCGTCAGCTGGGAGAAGCGCCACGGCGACAGCGCCGACTTCGCGCGCCAGGCCGGCGAGGATGTCTCGGACACGGCCCTCGTGGCCGGCATCCGGCTCTGGTACTGAAGCGGACGGATAGTCAGCCGCGCCGCCAGGCGTGGAATTTCTGCAGCAGCTTCAGCGCCCACTGCGGCGCGTGCGCGCGCTTCCACTCGCCGGCCGCGTACTTGTTGGCCTCGGCCAGGGTCGGGTAGATGTGGATGGTGCCGAGGATCTTGTTCAGGCCGATGCCGTGCCGCATCGCCAGGATGTATTCGGCGATCAGGTCCCCGGCATGCTCGCCGGCAATCGTCACGCCGAGGATTTTGTCCTTGCCGGGCACGGTCAGCACCTTGACCAGGCCGTGCGCTTCGCTGTCGGCGATGGCGCGGTCGAGGTCATCGATGTGATAGGTGGTGACCTCGTAGGGGATACCCTTTTCCTTCGCCTCCAGCTCGTTCAGGCCGACCCG is a window of Nevskiales bacterium DNA encoding:
- a CDS encoding copper resistance protein B: MTGPQMLRFALALGLSAAVMPAGAAEDTHHGHHGHEPPATAAPAQQAPVPQIPAPTDAERAAAFPDLDGMEHAHGMDTPDMLYLLLDQFEWVDADHGGALRWEAIGWWGNDERRLWLRTEGERADGETGRAELQLLFGRPLARWWDLLTGLRHDTEPGPSQTWLVLGVQGLAPYWFETEATLFVGESGQSSLRLEVEYELLLTNRLILQPLLEINAYGEDDPARGLGSGLASTEAGLRLRYEIRREIAPYLGVSWEKRHGDSADFARQAGEDVSDTALVAGIRLWY